In Novosphingobium kaempferiae, the DNA window CTTGGCCCGTGATGGAATTCAGACCTTGTCCGGTTCCGTTCCATCATCCTGCAGGGCGCTGCTGATCATTGCGGCCAAGGTGTCTTCCGCCCGAGCGCGGATGGCTGAATCTTTGGCCTCGAGGTCGCGCCGGACCCATTGCGGCGCCCGCTCGAGAACGTGACGGATGATGGGCGTAAGATCCTTTGTCATGCCGAGCCTATGACCTAACCATCCCGGGCTGTCCAGCAGTGCCCGCAGTGCGGAAACCGGACCGTCAGTGCTTCCATCCTTGGTTGCAAGACCGGCAATAAAGAAAAAGCCGGCACTAAGGCCGGCTACAAAGTTTGGGAGAGGATGCCTGAAAGGCAGCCGCAAT includes these proteins:
- a CDS encoding DUF6771 family protein; this encodes MRQLHWSSELPSPTLRLPFRHPLPNFVAGLSAGFFFIAGLATKDGSTDGPVSALRALLDSPGWLGHRLGMTKDLTPIIRHVLERAPQWVRRDLEAKDSAIRARAEDTLAAMISSALQDDGTEPDKV